In Solobacterium moorei, a single genomic region encodes these proteins:
- a CDS encoding SpaA isopeptide-forming pilin-related protein, producing the protein MNLQNKIKKKAVKLFSVLMAFLMALAVFPMHLVTTPVDASTVSVDTLEVGDTFSGTLGTSNTDAGIGHHTFDIDYIDGLLGSVSNQIVNQLAVYCEEPGHIGLTYKTAYEPGDKTYYPYNATVTDVQPDGRVTIRIDVPRYLNPYTGEEATGTNYDTGTTVPYQRCGATWVIQTAPRNITVNVTLDKSNGNPAMTQGNAACYAQDLSGAVYGVYSDAALTNEVGRITTDANGHGELNGIVVQRNAVLYTKELVAPRGFNLDSQVYRHAFTTNGETYNVQSTDQPLNDPLNIELNKVSADGNVIANPASLEGAEFTIKYYAGQYTFDDLPTTATRTWVIKTIRANNGSYRAWLDNNHLVSGDPFYLDAGIPTLPLGTLTVEETKAPAGYTLDNKVIDASNTPAPNIRNGVVLFNIVDDNSTARVVGGNEYTVVEGVVRGGLEIQKKDADTNENVGVATFQIVNKNNYDVVARDENGDVVATAAAGESLPYTITTDANGYWKSNDSFLPAGKYELVETKAPEGYYLNTTAKSFEIKDNGAIVSLQYADDKIVIDVAKTDGKGNNVAGAKMTLIDKVTGNEIATFTSTKENTDISKFVEGGKTYILREDEAPFGFNKFEDIGFTVTGTRQHEQVVMAVDTRKVFYVSAIKVDAMDNSKKLKGAELTLFKADGTVALDKDGKECKGITDGEGVITWAVEYAEDLGGYYIQETAAPEGYRINNDHHKVVISEDYDFAVNNAVKVVVNDTALPAIVKTADTFNAVLFVVLLIGSLGAAVFLFFKKKELVK; encoded by the coding sequence ATGAATTTACAAAATAAAATTAAGAAGAAAGCCGTCAAATTATTCAGTGTGTTGATGGCTTTTTTAATGGCACTAGCAGTTTTCCCAATGCATTTGGTGACAACACCGGTAGATGCCAGCACTGTTAGCGTTGATACGCTGGAAGTTGGTGATACATTTTCCGGAACATTAGGCACCTCTAATACAGATGCCGGTATTGGGCATCATACATTTGACATTGATTATATTGATGGACTATTAGGAAGCGTATCAAATCAAATTGTTAATCAGTTAGCGGTGTATTGTGAAGAACCGGGACACATTGGGTTGACATATAAAACAGCCTATGAACCGGGAGATAAGACATATTATCCGTATAACGCTACTGTAACGGATGTTCAACCGGATGGTAGAGTAACGATCCGTATCGACGTACCACGTTACCTGAATCCATATACCGGCGAAGAGGCAACGGGAACCAACTATGATACGGGAACTACAGTTCCATATCAAAGATGTGGAGCTACATGGGTGATTCAGACTGCACCACGAAATATCACAGTAAATGTTACATTAGATAAATCAAATGGTAATCCTGCAATGACACAAGGTAACGCAGCTTGCTATGCTCAAGATTTAAGTGGAGCAGTATATGGGGTTTACTCAGATGCTGCATTAACAAATGAAGTGGGACGTATTACTACAGATGCCAATGGTCATGGTGAATTAAATGGAATCGTTGTACAGCGCAATGCAGTCTTATATACAAAAGAATTGGTAGCACCAAGAGGATTTAATCTTGATTCACAGGTTTACCGTCATGCATTCACAACAAATGGCGAAACATACAATGTGCAATCTACTGATCAGCCACTTAATGACCCATTAAATATCGAATTAAATAAGGTTTCTGCAGATGGAAATGTTATTGCAAATCCTGCAAGTCTAGAAGGAGCTGAATTTACTATTAAATACTATGCAGGGCAATATACATTTGATGATTTGCCAACCACAGCAACACGTACTTGGGTAATTAAAACAATTAGAGCAAATAATGGAAGTTATAGGGCATGGTTAGATAATAATCATCTTGTATCTGGTGATCCATTTTATTTAGATGCAGGTATTCCAACATTACCACTTGGAACTTTGACTGTGGAAGAGACCAAGGCTCCAGCAGGATACACGTTAGACAATAAAGTTATTGATGCATCTAATACACCAGCACCAAATATTAGAAATGGTGTGGTTCTATTTAATATTGTAGATGACAATTCAACTGCTAGAGTTGTTGGTGGCAACGAGTACACTGTTGTGGAAGGTGTTGTACGTGGTGGTTTAGAAATCCAGAAGAAAGATGCAGATACAAATGAAAATGTAGGTGTAGCAACATTCCAAATTGTTAATAAGAATAACTATGATGTTGTGGCAAGAGATGAAAACGGTGATGTTGTGGCTACAGCAGCTGCTGGTGAAAGTTTACCATATACAATCACAACAGATGCTAACGGATACTGGAAATCAAACGATAGTTTCCTTCCGGCTGGAAAATATGAACTTGTAGAAACCAAAGCCCCTGAAGGATACTACTTAAACACAACAGCAAAATCATTTGAAATCAAAGACAATGGAGCAATCGTTAGTCTTCAATATGCAGACGATAAGATTGTGATTGATGTAGCGAAGACAGATGGCAAGGGCAACAACGTTGCTGGCGCTAAGATGACACTGATTGACAAGGTGACTGGTAATGAGATTGCTACATTCACATCCACTAAGGAAAACACAGACATTTCTAAGTTTGTTGAAGGTGGTAAGACTTATATCTTACGTGAAGATGAAGCACCATTTGGATTTAATAAGTTTGAGGACATTGGATTTACTGTTACAGGTACACGCCAGCACGAACAAGTTGTGATGGCTGTAGACACACGTAAAGTGTTCTACGTGAGCGCAATTAAGGTTGATGCAATGGATAACTCAAAGAAACTAAAAGGTGCTGAATTGACGTTATTTAAAGCGGATGGCACGGTTGCTTTAGATAAGGACGGTAAAGAATGCAAAGGAATCACTGATGGTGAAGGAGTTATCACTTGGGCAGTAGAATACGCTGAAGATCTTGGTGGATATTATATTCAAGAAACTGCCGCACCGGAAGGTTATAGAATTAACAATGATCATCATAAAGTTGTAATTTCCGAAGACTATGATTTTGCTGTAAACAATGCCGTAAAAGTGGTAGTTAATGATACAGCATTACCGGCAATCGTTAAGACAGCCGATACATTCAATGCGGTATTATTTGTAGTCTTGTTGATTGGCAGCCTGGGTGCAGCAGTATTCTTATTCTTTAAGAAGAAGGAATTAGTGAAGTAA
- a CDS encoding peptidoglycan amidohydrolase family protein — protein sequence MAIGTVLQPVVTATNAIVSFFKGLNGNANMEGIEESVKAWINSPEYQGISKYKPSDYRSYYLAQSISFYYFKTTGEYIVSDGDYAAYMQIFKDADSQECLKKVESRYGFKMSEDESTNVKSLAVALIPGGQRGINDPVGEPVERAIAWMTQIANDDSHGYSQVTRNGNPNYDCSSLICSAMRYAGGFNVPITSTHSMRLVFTNAGNWIWIPRSELGDISNEAVISGRSNLKRGDILLNETEHTEIYLGNGLNLGAHWDWDGVDGDSSGKEICSGLYWDSNWDGVLRYIGN from the coding sequence ATGGCAATTGGCACCGTTCTGCAGCCTGTAGTGACTGCTACGAATGCAATCGTATCCTTCTTCAAAGGTCTCAATGGAAATGCAAATATGGAAGGCATAGAAGAAAGTGTTAAAGCCTGGATAAATAGTCCGGAATACCAAGGTATATCTAAGTATAAGCCTTCCGATTATCGCTCATATTATCTTGCACAATCTATCTCATTTTATTATTTCAAGACAACAGGTGAATATATCGTAAGTGATGGTGATTATGCAGCGTATATGCAAATCTTCAAAGATGCAGATTCACAAGAGTGCTTGAAAAAGGTTGAATCAAGATATGGTTTCAAAATGAGTGAAGACGAATCAACAAATGTAAAATCACTGGCAGTTGCGTTGATACCTGGAGGACAAAGAGGAATCAACGATCCAGTAGGCGAACCGGTTGAAAGGGCGATTGCATGGATGACACAAATAGCCAATGATGATAGTCATGGTTATTCTCAGGTAACTAGAAATGGCAATCCAAACTATGACTGCTCTTCATTGATCTGTTCAGCAATGAGATATGCTGGTGGATTTAATGTACCAATTACTTCCACACACTCAATGCGATTGGTATTTACCAATGCGGGAAATTGGATATGGATTCCTAGATCCGAGTTAGGAGACATTTCTAATGAAGCTGTCATAAGCGGACGTTCCAATCTAAAAAGGGGAGATATTCTTTTAAATGAAACAGAACATACAGAAATCTACCTTGGAAATGGACTTAATCTAGGAGCGCATTGGGACTGGGATGGAGTTGATGGTGATTCATCAGGAAAGGAAATCTGTAGTGGATTGTATTGGGATTCAAATTGGGACGGCGTTTTACGTTATATAGGAAATTAG
- a CDS encoding SprT-like domain-containing protein: protein MSEIPYKSKLYTVIREAYKHDQRVEDYLKFRVYYEKKSVRSFGATYTPENKTIRILLNGTNYEDLLLSVLIHEATHHVQYVMEGKTDHSPNFRNIQKKLLFTAMNLKYINPFKLKAYYKYLSSYSEASKVIRMIEEYVKGKEKDCFFIGYIIPYDKNEIARLKEAGYKYCKHGRRGLSNIWYKFSNIKEKPLYTSDACVILQD, encoded by the coding sequence ATGAGTGAGATTCCTTATAAATCAAAACTCTATACTGTAATAAGAGAGGCATATAAACATGATCAAAGAGTAGAAGATTATTTGAAGTTCAGAGTTTATTATGAGAAGAAATCTGTACGTTCATTTGGAGCAACCTATACGCCGGAAAATAAAACAATACGAATATTGCTAAACGGTACCAATTATGAGGATTTATTATTATCTGTTTTGATACATGAAGCAACACACCATGTACAGTATGTGATGGAAGGAAAAACGGACCATTCACCAAATTTTAGGAATATACAAAAGAAGCTATTATTTACAGCAATGAATTTAAAGTATATCAATCCATTTAAGTTAAAAGCGTATTATAAATATTTATCTTCTTATTCCGAAGCTTCCAAAGTTATACGGATGATAGAAGAATATGTAAAAGGGAAAGAAAAAGATTGTTTCTTTATAGGATACATTATTCCATATGACAAAAACGAAATTGCGAGGTTGAAAGAGGCTGGATATAAGTATTGCAAGCATGGTAGACGTGGTTTGTCTAATATATGGTATAAATTCAGCAACATAAAAGAAAAACCTTTATATACGAGTGATGCATGTGTAATCTTACAAGATTAA
- a CDS encoding DUF6710 family protein yields the protein MHLKLFSRKNEVTTLKDEDIQICKFRRCLQGIRENVDTLVKNMDGQERRKINNYKKKLLAAFAEMYRKQLLYEVATEDINRIKNFDMHKEVYPPLKNVCNDYSIEVMDISKLSILTTYRKPYSLIGGLRKETLKYKNYNIYFYKHLKIGGCGDGNHRTLAIILNQQPFYKEVKVYDDSEYFRYVRTDGYWWYQISDNQVLGKVFDYKVAIIFELEKESCSL from the coding sequence ATGCACTTAAAATTGTTTTCAAGGAAAAATGAAGTGACCACATTAAAAGATGAGGATATTCAAATTTGCAAGTTTAGAAGGTGCTTACAAGGTATTAGAGAAAATGTGGATACTCTTGTTAAAAATATGGATGGGCAAGAGCGGCGAAAGATAAACAACTATAAAAAGAAGCTTCTAGCAGCTTTTGCTGAAATGTATAGAAAGCAATTGTTATATGAAGTAGCAACCGAAGATATTAATAGAATAAAAAACTTTGATATGCACAAAGAAGTGTATCCACCATTAAAAAACGTCTGTAATGATTATTCAATAGAGGTAATGGATATATCAAAACTATCTATACTAACCACATATAGAAAACCATATTCATTAATAGGTGGTCTTAGAAAAGAAACATTAAAGTATAAAAACTATAATATCTACTTCTATAAACATTTAAAAATAGGTGGATGTGGAGATGGAAATCATAGAACACTAGCAATTATATTAAATCAACAGCCATTTTATAAAGAAGTGAAAGTATATGATGACAGCGAATATTTCCGATATGTTCGTACAGATGGATATTGGTGGTATCAAATAAGTGACAACCAAGTTCTAGGTAAAGTATTTGATTATAAAGTTGCTATTATATTTGAACTAGAAAAAGAAAGCTGCTCTTTATAA
- the mobL gene encoding relaxase MobL, whose product MPVEIDKVRFFQLGSQAPKNSRFKGIITQDTLFGKGGWLEYTQRDEATQPDKEYYAERDDGFFGYTFRQEAADGLTMTSMGDFSIDNISTFAEACKSSFKKNGDIVWDMVISLPSYDYAEKCGLHSQKDYATMISKIMPEFFRKIGLRPSNMLWWENYHKNTEHPHMHVCYLEKNKTRDRGKLTLSELKKLKAIIIKEIGLREELFKNTAIDPERFFKNKDAETRELIRATRNYDFTKIKNVLDLATVLPRYGRMQYGSYQIMPYREKLDEIAEEFLNSDALKEMYKSFLEKLDTLSQTMDTAAGTDIATIKDTEIKKLHKQIGNIILDQIKDMRAANYKSSRLDKPFVERQFEKAEVPLLEKNSNNPEWKEYLEVKRQLENGNSKGEKVNHSFLHGCIETLEGLVNKITDSKLNALVSHRLAKMYFYGEGGITDPLKTVKYAKQAIKNGYTKDYILLAKAQFKLDRASEGMDTLYVGMTHGDPLATYSYGIHEVKGDMCNKNKIDGFRCIKVAAEMGCLPAINYLKTHDKAGFKETVEKNLGVKIKKPVISSGKQMSEAAKYMYNSSQLSVATGLINREIEAYLNNDKELETEW is encoded by the coding sequence ATGCCGGTTGAAATAGATAAAGTTAGATTCTTTCAATTAGGAAGTCAGGCTCCAAAGAACTCTAGGTTCAAAGGAATCATCACACAAGATACATTATTTGGAAAAGGTGGATGGTTAGAATATACACAACGTGATGAGGCAACGCAGCCAGATAAAGAGTATTATGCTGAGCGTGATGATGGATTCTTTGGGTACACTTTCAGACAAGAAGCGGCAGATGGATTGACTATGACTTCAATGGGAGATTTTTCTATAGATAATATTTCTACATTTGCTGAAGCATGTAAATCATCATTTAAAAAGAATGGGGATATTGTTTGGGACATGGTAATTTCTTTACCATCATATGACTATGCAGAGAAGTGTGGATTACATAGTCAAAAAGATTATGCAACCATGATTTCTAAAATCATGCCAGAGTTTTTCAGGAAGATTGGATTAAGACCAAGCAATATGTTATGGTGGGAAAACTATCATAAGAATACAGAACATCCACATATGCATGTGTGCTATCTTGAAAAAAATAAGACAAGGGATAGAGGTAAACTTACTCTTTCAGAATTAAAAAAATTAAAAGCAATTATCATAAAAGAAATTGGATTAAGAGAAGAGTTGTTTAAAAATACTGCTATTGATCCAGAACGTTTTTTTAAAAATAAAGATGCAGAAACTAGAGAACTTATACGTGCAACTCGCAATTATGATTTTACAAAGATCAAGAATGTTCTAGACCTGGCTACAGTGTTACCTAGATACGGACGTATGCAGTATGGCTCATATCAGATCATGCCATATAGAGAGAAGCTGGATGAGATTGCAGAGGAGTTTCTAAACTCAGATGCACTCAAGGAGATGTATAAAAGTTTCTTAGAAAAACTAGATACTCTTTCACAAACAATGGATACGGCTGCAGGTACGGACATAGCAACTATTAAAGATACAGAAATCAAAAAACTACATAAACAAATTGGAAACATTATTTTGGATCAGATTAAAGACATGCGAGCTGCCAATTATAAGAGTTCAAGATTAGACAAGCCATTTGTAGAAAGACAATTTGAAAAGGCAGAAGTACCTTTACTAGAAAAAAACAGTAATAATCCAGAATGGAAAGAGTACCTGGAAGTGAAGAGACAATTAGAAAATGGTAATTCAAAAGGTGAAAAGGTGAATCATTCCTTTCTGCATGGATGCATAGAAACACTTGAAGGATTGGTAAATAAAATTACAGATTCTAAATTAAATGCTTTGGTTTCACATAGATTAGCAAAAATGTATTTCTATGGTGAAGGCGGAATCACTGATCCACTAAAGACAGTTAAATATGCAAAGCAAGCCATCAAGAATGGATACACAAAAGATTATATTCTTCTGGCGAAGGCACAGTTCAAGCTGGATAGGGCATCTGAAGGAATGGATACATTGTACGTTGGAATGACACATGGAGATCCACTGGCTACATACTCATATGGAATTCATGAAGTAAAAGGGGACATGTGTAACAAGAACAAGATAGATGGATTTAGATGTATCAAAGTGGCTGCAGAGATGGGTTGTCTTCCTGCTATCAACTACTTGAAGACACATGATAAGGCTGGATTTAAAGAGACCGTGGAGAAGAATCTTGGAGTAAAGATTAAGAAGCCTGTTATCTCTTCAGGAAAGCAGATGAGTGAAGCTGCTAAGTATATGTATAACTCTTCTCAACTTAGCGTAGCGACAGGGCTAATCAATCGAGAGATTGAAGCGTATCTGAATAATGATAAAGAATTAGAAACGGAGTGGTAA
- a CDS encoding ArdC family protein — translation MSENKKFVTKTREQLAEFYLKSLEENVIPWEKTWQGSRPENPISKTRYRGINYLLLDYIATKRGYEDTRWATFNQIADKDNKYHPNQKWHLKKDSKGVPVEIAKMINRETKQTIDFVEYARIVADDPSEAQNYALMMRTYTVFNYSCIEGVPERTKRREHTVSMPALQEFCDEALKTMGVELNHYGDRAFYSVKDDKIVLPTKDSFETIADYYATRLHETAHSTGAEKRLNRDLSGRFGSAEYAEEELRAEIASSILFADLHMPTEAKLLDNHKAYIQSWVEILKNDPKILFQAIKDAEKISDYIQEQAPIAREKIRQEKLQEENQQDHSKYIQEKIKDDFLNERISEMEYRCLDEHQDWINDKFDAYKKGDSEEEKSATYETLRDAILINAGFRLIHENQEVLSSDASIMNEGIVGMGFEDEGISF, via the coding sequence ATGTCAGAAAATAAAAAGTTTGTTACGAAGACAAGAGAGCAGCTTGCGGAGTTCTATCTAAAATCATTAGAAGAAAACGTCATACCTTGGGAAAAGACGTGGCAAGGTTCACGACCAGAAAATCCTATTTCAAAAACAAGGTATAGAGGAATTAATTACTTGCTGTTGGATTACATTGCGACTAAAAGAGGGTATGAAGATACTAGATGGGCTACATTCAATCAGATTGCTGATAAGGATAATAAATATCATCCTAATCAAAAATGGCACTTGAAAAAGGATTCTAAAGGAGTGCCAGTAGAAATAGCCAAGATGATCAACCGTGAAACAAAACAAACGATTGATTTTGTGGAATATGCAAGGATTGTTGCCGATGATCCAAGTGAAGCACAGAACTATGCATTAATGATGCGTACCTACACAGTATTTAATTACTCATGTATAGAAGGCGTGCCAGAGCGTACAAAGCGAAGAGAACACACAGTATCTATGCCAGCTTTACAAGAGTTTTGTGATGAAGCTTTAAAAACAATGGGTGTTGAATTGAACCATTATGGGGATAGAGCATTCTATAGTGTGAAAGATGACAAGATTGTATTACCTACAAAGGATTCATTTGAAACTATTGCGGATTATTATGCGACACGATTGCATGAAACGGCACACTCTACTGGAGCAGAAAAACGCTTGAATAGGGATTTGAGTGGAAGATTTGGAAGTGCTGAATATGCTGAAGAAGAACTGAGAGCAGAGATTGCATCATCTATTCTTTTTGCGGATCTACATATGCCAACGGAAGCTAAACTATTAGATAATCACAAAGCGTATATTCAGTCTTGGGTTGAGATATTAAAAAACGATCCAAAGATTCTTTTCCAAGCAATCAAAGATGCGGAAAAGATTAGTGATTATATCCAAGAGCAGGCACCAATCGCAAGAGAGAAGATACGTCAAGAAAAGTTACAAGAGGAAAATCAACAAGATCATTCCAAATACATCCAGGAGAAAATCAAGGATGATTTTTTAAATGAGAGAATATCTGAGATGGAATATAGATGTCTAGATGAACATCAGGACTGGATTAATGATAAGTTCGATGCGTATAAGAAGGGTGATTCTGAAGAAGAAAAGAGTGCTACATATGAAACCTTACGAGATGCAATCCTAATCAATGCTGGCTTTAGATTAATACATGAAAACCAGGAAGTATTGTCAAGCGATGCAAGCATTATGAATGAGGGCATCGTAGGCATGGGCTTTGAGGACGAAGGAATAAGTTTTTAA
- a CDS encoding helicase HerA domain-containing protein, whose protein sequence is MNKIRKLTSLEKKQKDRLIKAKKDTKTLRKKVNTTMDWMNIREVGEDYIMLKDGNKEAWIRGIKVNPHDIFLDDYEEQVRHVDGLRICLNKLRFKMYYSFVLTKVDVQSYIDQIIEGQRMEDDRIIQTMMDGDIDKLDSFCDAYKELNFFIMIRSSDPKELDKNYWELFNEFSVAGFQPKKLNEFDFYNYIAYVFENTPVPDYYYSRGIFSYENVEMKYNATEDQYELVDNTKPLLDARDAPIENLIPEIGTIRQSRMAPFCFSLKPDHYMIGEKYVSNILIKRLPQGYSLGILCDYVNNPNIKLFMTTDTADESIAKGLKMEYQEKERKYYQTRDPQVRQHLQNDLASLNEYIQEILRDTDRTHNVIMVLSVYADDLQSLRGMVKDIKLRMRSIGFMLADARYLEEAVLRISCPLFFKAKSPFIVEQNFGFLLPSRGVAGLWPYVFETLKDPKGMLLGCELQNKGIIMFDPFFYNTHKSEARLTQRINGNMIVVGKSGSGKSTTMGLLIRDLIKRKVRIVWIDPENKNRNLTKKYGGTYVAWGQKGNIINIFDLKKITSEEEGGDEKMYDTEIAIYNVIEDINQVLQFLYPNISEDTLTFTGDITFRAYAKVGITRDANGQFASFKGLRYEDMPTFETFNECLEERIKELKEDTAARVELDRLMDLRMKMQRIMVEWSVYFVGHTTVTFTNPERQIIAFGTKALFNASSNLSAALNHIMFKFSWDQCLDNNDQSAFIIDEAHTMILQGSTAPLIAQFYRRARKYNCMMIVGTQEPRDFADDSIITHGKAIFNNSTYKIVMYLDKDACNDVLKLCNFNSNEITYLQDFQLGQAIFICGNRRIPIQIIATDQELKEIGVE, encoded by the coding sequence ATGAATAAAATAAGAAAACTAACTAGCCTAGAAAAGAAACAAAAAGATAGGCTAATAAAAGCGAAGAAGGACACAAAAACTTTGCGGAAAAAAGTAAATACTACAATGGATTGGATGAATATCCGTGAAGTTGGAGAAGACTATATCATGCTGAAGGATGGTAATAAAGAAGCATGGATTAGAGGCATTAAAGTCAATCCGCACGACATTTTTTTAGATGATTATGAGGAACAAGTTAGACATGTCGATGGACTGAGAATTTGTTTGAATAAGTTACGCTTTAAGATGTACTACAGTTTTGTATTAACAAAAGTTGATGTCCAGTCATATATTGATCAGATTATTGAAGGACAGAGAATGGAAGATGACCGTATTATCCAGACAATGATGGATGGAGATATCGACAAATTAGACAGCTTCTGTGATGCATATAAAGAATTAAATTTCTTTATCATGATCCGCTCTAGCGATCCAAAAGAGTTAGATAAAAATTATTGGGAATTGTTTAATGAGTTTTCTGTTGCAGGCTTTCAACCAAAGAAGTTGAATGAATTTGATTTTTATAACTACATTGCGTATGTATTTGAAAATACTCCAGTGCCAGATTACTACTATTCCAGAGGAATATTCTCATATGAAAATGTCGAAATGAAATATAATGCTACGGAAGATCAATATGAGCTGGTAGATAATACCAAACCATTATTAGATGCAAGGGATGCACCTATTGAAAATCTCATTCCTGAGATTGGTACTATCAGACAATCGAGAATGGCACCATTTTGTTTCTCATTAAAGCCAGATCATTACATGATTGGAGAAAAATATGTATCCAATATCTTGATAAAGCGATTGCCACAAGGATACAGTCTTGGTATTCTTTGTGATTATGTAAATAATCCAAATATCAAGTTATTTATGACAACGGATACTGCAGATGAAAGTATTGCTAAAGGGTTAAAAATGGAGTACCAGGAAAAGGAAAGAAAGTATTACCAGACCAGGGATCCACAAGTCAGACAACATCTGCAAAATGACCTGGCATCTTTGAATGAGTATATTCAGGAAATCCTACGTGATACGGATAGAACACATAATGTCATTATGGTGTTATCTGTATATGCTGATGATTTACAGAGTCTAAGAGGAATGGTAAAGGATATAAAACTACGGATGCGTAGCATAGGTTTCATGCTTGCAGATGCAAGATATTTAGAAGAAGCTGTTCTACGTATATCCTGTCCTTTATTCTTTAAAGCAAAATCTCCGTTTATCGTTGAGCAGAACTTTGGTTTCTTGCTACCGTCTAGAGGTGTTGCAGGACTATGGCCATACGTTTTTGAAACACTGAAAGACCCAAAGGGGATGCTGCTAGGATGTGAGCTACAGAATAAGGGAATCATCATGTTTGATCCATTCTTCTATAACACGCATAAGAGTGAGGCTCGTTTAACACAACGCATCAATGGCAATATGATTGTTGTTGGTAAATCCGGTTCAGGTAAGAGTACGACAATGGGACTACTTATCAGAGACCTCATAAAGAGAAAAGTCCGTATCGTATGGATTGATCCAGAAAATAAGAATAGAAATCTTACCAAGAAATATGGTGGAACGTATGTTGCTTGGGGACAAAAAGGAAATATCATCAATATCTTTGATCTAAAGAAGATTACTTCAGAGGAAGAGGGCGGAGATGAGAAGATGTATGATACTGAAATTGCTATCTACAATGTCATTGAAGATATTAACCAGGTACTACAATTCTTATATCCAAATATTTCTGAAGATACTTTAACTTTCACTGGTGATATTACGTTTAGAGCATATGCGAAAGTTGGCATTACAAGAGATGCGAACGGGCAATTTGCAAGTTTTAAGGGACTACGTTATGAAGATATGCCTACATTCGAGACATTTAATGAATGCCTGGAAGAGAGAATCAAAGAATTAAAGGAAGATACTGCAGCTAGAGTTGAATTGGATCGCTTGATGGATCTAAGAATGAAGATGCAGCGTATTATGGTTGAATGGAGTGTTTACTTTGTTGGTCATACAACAGTTACATTTACAAATCCAGAAAGACAGATCATTGCCTTTGGAACAAAAGCATTATTCAACGCATCTTCTAATCTGAGTGCAGCTTTGAATCACATTATGTTCAAGTTCTCCTGGGATCAATGTTTGGATAACAATGACCAGTCAGCTTTTATCATTGACGAGGCACACACGATGATTCTGCAAGGTTCTACAGCACCATTGATTGCTCAATTCTACAGACGTGCTAGAAAGTATAACTGCATGATGATTGTCGGTACACAAGAACCACGAGACTTCGCAGATGACAGTATCATCACGCACGGTAAAGCAATTTTTAATAACTCTACATATAAGATCGTCATGTACCTGGATAAAGATGCATGTAATGACGTATTGAAATTATGCAACTTCAATAGTAATGAAATTACTTATCTGCAGGATTTCCAATTAGGGCAAGCAATCTTTATTTGCGGCAATAGAAGAATACCGATTCAAATCATCGCTACTGATCAAGAATTAAAGGAAATAGGAGTTGAGTAA
- a CDS encoding single-stranded DNA-binding protein has translation MWNNRVILSGNLVRDIEVKVTEGESGKHVANFTVAVQRTRSKEDAADFINCVAWGQVADYLGSYGKKGKRIELEGQLHTRSYEKEDKKIYITEVYVDDCHLTSSKNSNEEE, from the coding sequence ATGTGGAACAACAGAGTGATTTTGTCAGGAAATTTAGTTAGAGATATTGAAGTGAAAGTTACAGAAGGAGAAAGTGGCAAGCATGTAGCAAACTTTACGGTTGCTGTGCAACGTACAAGATCCAAAGAAGATGCTGCAGACTTTATCAATTGCGTTGCCTGGGGACAGGTTGCTGATTATTTAGGTTCTTATGGTAAGAAAGGCAAGCGTATTGAGTTGGAAGGACAGTTACATACACGTTCCTATGAGAAGGAGGATAAGAAAATCTATATAACAGAAGTGTATGTGGATGATTGCCATCTGACTTCAAGCAAGAATTCAAATGAAGAAGAATAG